The Syngnathus acus chromosome 2, fSynAcu1.2, whole genome shotgun sequence genomic interval ACGTTTACAGGTGAGAGACTAAAATGCCACACGGACCTCTGCTCTTGTGCAGCAATGTGCACGGCGTCCATGATGTGCCGCAAAGCTTCCGAGATCTGCTTGGCCCGCACTGTATGCTGCTCAAACTTTGTCTTCACCGCTGACTGAGAGATGCACTCCTACACACAATCGTCACGTCAGCATACAGCACTGATGACTACTGACTATTAAAGATGCAGTTGAAGTTTACGTCATATAAATGTGGTTTAAAAGCGACTACGATATAGATTGTGTCACTATGGTGTTAAAATTTATTTGATCCAAATTGACTTaggagtcaaaaataaataaacaaatatgattAAAATTGCGTGGATTAGACACCTACattgtttggaatatttgaCGCAAACATTTTACAACAAGGCTCTTGAAGGTTTCCCCTTATGAAATAAATGCTTTTACGTGGTTACAAATTTTAGCCTTACCTCAAATCGCCTCTCAAAGTTCTGAAACTCAAACATTCTAGCTTGAAATCCATCAGCAAGAGCGCCACCTGAAACAGGACAACAAAATTCCATTTAATAGACAATTTGGGTCTGGGAAAGGCTTTTGaggaaaattatttaaaattgatCACCATACTGTATGATAAAATAATCTGCCGATTTGTGAATAAATGTCCAATCTGACCTGCTTCAGGCATTCCTTGAGCTTTCTGCACACGTGCCTGGAGAACCTCCTTGGCAGAGACGAAGAAGATGCGGTCACTGGCCTGAGCTTGGTCCACAACACCGAGCTCGTGCACGAGGAAATTGGTACAGCGGTCCATATGTTGTCTCCGCACCTGgcaataaagaaaaattatGTAGGAGCTGCGCACACTTGAGAAGCCATATTGTTTATAGAGTGATTTAAACACAAGTACATCTGACTAACCTCATCCATGTATTCAGGTTCAGAGGCTGAGGCATCCCAACGGTTATTAAGGATAAAGATGTTCGGACTGGAAAGTCGTTCGTTGACTTTGTGGAAAAATGACTTCTCCTGCAGAGACATTGTTGACGCTGAAAAGCATGACCaaggaagaaaggaaaggaaaggaaagaaggGACGGCAGGAGGCAGGGATTGATGACCGGACAAATCTTGTCTTATCTCACCGTCTGCATCAGTGTTGACTCGGAGTTTGCCACAAGCACAAACACATCTGCATCCAAGCAGAACTTGTCGATCCAGCTGTCAAGTTCTGTGGTCACGTCAATACCTGGACTGAATgtatatgaattaaaaaaaaaaaaaagaaaaacattaaaatggcATACCAAGTGATGCATGTCTACAATATAAGATATGCCTGACCTGTCCAACAAGACCAGATCATCCCTGAGCAAAGCACACTTGGCTTTAGGCCACATGACACAGACCAAGCTGCCTGCATCCAGGTCCTCATCCTGGTGGAGAGCGTGTGCCAGTTGGTTCACTGTCTGGAAATGTTGACACAAGCAAAGTTGGGTTGTGATGCCCACTTCCATTAAAAgatagatgaataaataactgaGTTCTCCCAACCTTAAtgcttttcttctcctcaGAGCCTTCAGTCAGAATAAAAGCTTCGTTCCCATCCGTTCCCTCGACCCTCAGGAAACAATTTGTGGTGTGTCCAATACCAGAAGGCAAAACCTTGTCACACAGCATAGCATTGATGACCGAACTTTTCCCATTACTGGTcctagaaaacaaaaattaaacaactgtaagaaaagaaacattttgcatGCCTTAAAATTGTCAAATACAATGAGATGCCTTAGTTTAATGTCATACCACTTGAAAATCCACAGTTCTTAGAACACATGAAACAAGTTGTGATGTGAGCTTGTGAAAAGAGATACATACCTCCCAAAGAACACCACCTTCATGTGTCTCCGAGCGAGCACTTCTCCAATCCCTGCTACCTTGGTAAGGTAACTTCGAACCTCCTGTACCTGTTCTTCCGTCGTGATTGGATCCAGCTCTTCATTTTTGTGAGCATCTAGCAGAGTGGACAAAGAATAATGTTATGCACAACTGCAAAACTGTACACGTTTTCTGACATTTCTTGATAATCAAAGAAGCAATCATAATGCCCAAATTACAAAAGAATCAAAGTTACCATCGAGAAATGATGAACTCTCCTTAATATAGGCCCCTAACTGTTCAAAGATCCCATTTATCTTCTTCTTCGCGGTGACAAAATGCTTGAGTGGCGACGCGTTCACCTCCGCCATTAGTCTCTTATCCTTCTTGCCGTGGACTGCGTTGGTGTTGGGTCGTGGGAAAACCAGAGACATGGCACTGGACGGAGGAAAAGCAAGTGAAACAAACTTGTAGGAATCATTTGTAAGCTGTCATTGAAAAACGGGCAAAACCTGAGTAAATGTTAAGTCCGAGCACTTGAAGTGTTTTTATTGGGCAAGTTACAATCGGAACATTCTGGACCTGTCAAATAGCATGCCTGTGAAATAACACTGAACATGCAGATACATACAGACACgcagattttgaaaaatatttgcccACGTGAATCAGGAACAATTGCAACTTTGAATAATAAAGTTCAGTTGAAAGGAAGTATGCAGCGTCACAAATAAACTTTCGTGACGTACATTAATTTGAATAAGCCTAACGCCATACCTTTAGAAAATGAGAAGCTGGTCGTGCAGCCacagcaaaaatgaaaatgtacaaCAAGGTCTGACGTTTTAGTTGAAATCATACAAGAGGTAAATATTGTCGTCGCGTAATTTGGGATTACTTTCTGAGGCCCAACAAGCATGTCAATGGGGTGAATATTTAGAGGGCAAGCCGCAACTAGCCGCAACTAGCCGCAACTTGATTTGCGTCAGACGGCAATTAATACTATTGCCATCCCGGCCGACTTACCGTAGATAGGGCTCTCTCTTCACGAATAATCCACTTGCATCCTGGTCTTTTTACTTAGCGGTGACTACGATGGATAAACGCCTGCCGATTTAAAAGTAGCGTTAGCACGCACGTCCGGGTATATGCAAAATGGACACAAAGCTATTCTTGGCGCTCAATGCACAGTGCTATCGGGTCCACTCAAAAATAAGTTGGTGGGAGCCGGTGTTCTACTGCAATGCCCTGAAAGTGAATGATAACGCCACTTGTGCCGCACCTACACAGACGCCCCCTCGGCCTTTTCCGGGATGGTTTTGTTCTCTATTATCCACCCATTACAAATGCCGCCACCTGCTGTTTCGGAGTATGAACTACGTACTCTCGTTTTCTGTGGGATTATGGGAAATGAAGTACAAACACTCCTGCTTTTCGAGTGTCCGTAGATTACCTGAGTATTTATATTTCTGACTTGTTTTACATGTTAACACAAATGTACTATATAAACATTTGAAATCTGCATATCTAGAGCCCATCGCTCCTGACTTTCGGGGAAAGCTCGAGTGAGCTGCTGGGTAGTAAGCACGCAAGCATTATACGCtcgttttaaaaataataaactcaTTATAATCCCAGGTTATTTCTTACTTAAGATGTATGAAAGTTGATCAATTATGTTTCTTGAGTTAGTTTGTGCTCTCCAGAGTTATTTTTCAAGTATGTTGTCCCCTTTCACCCCAATCGTCTTTTGCAAAGCAACTCGTTGGCCCACACTGAtccaatttaaaaacacagcaaCTTGGTGTAATTctacatatttattttgttttgcttagacaagaaaataacaattaaCCTTCCTTCCTTGGTCTAAATTGCTATGAAGTGATAATGCAAACAACTAAGAAAAATGAGAACGCTTTGTTCACAGCCAACCTTTTAGTATTCCAAAGACTAATAACTGTATTTCACAATCAcagatggaaaatgaaatctggCTCGTGTTTTTACATAGTCAGGAGAGAGTAAACATGAGTTCAGTTGTTGACATACATGTGACCAT includes:
- the mfn2 gene encoding mitofusin-2, which encodes MSLVFPRPNTNAVHGKKDKRLMAEVNASPLKHFVTAKKKINGIFEQLGAYIKESSSFLDDAHKNEELDPITTEEQVQEVRSYLTKVAGIGEVLARRHMKVVFFGRTSNGKSSVINAMLCDKVLPSGIGHTTNCFLRVEGTDGNEAFILTEGSEEKKSIKTVNQLAHALHQDEDLDAGSLVCVMWPKAKCALLRDDLVLLDSPGIDVTTELDSWIDKFCLDADVFVLVANSESTLMQTEKSFFHKVNERLSSPNIFILNNRWDASASEPEYMDEVRRQHMDRCTNFLVHELGVVDQAQASDRIFFVSAKEVLQARVQKAQGMPEAGGALADGFQARMFEFQNFERRFEECISQSAVKTKFEQHTVRAKQISEALRHIMDAVHIAAQEQRVYCLETKDDRQDRLEFIDKQLDLLTMDCKSRIKKITEEVERQVSNCMAEEIRKLHVLVDDFHMDFHPSQVVLKVYKKELHRHIEECLGKNMSDRCSTTISTALQTTQAEMIEGLKPLLPNPAREQVDKLVPRQCFSLSYDLACDKLCSDFQEDISFHFSLGWTMLVNRYLGPKNTRRALMGYSDQIPRTLALTPVSASMPPFPQNSMTQEELMVSMVTGLASLTSRTSMGVLVVGGVIWKAVGWRLIALSVGLYGLLFVYERLTWTTKAKERAFKRQFVDYASEKLQLVVSYTGSNCSHQVQQELAGVFAQLCQQVDVTRQNLEDEITDMNSKIELLDTMQSKAKLLRNKAGWLDSELNMFTQQYLHQSK